From the Streptomyces sp. KMM 9044 genome, one window contains:
- a CDS encoding penicillin-binding transpeptidase domain-containing protein has translation MGSRKRVAERRKTNPAVLGGVIAVVVGGAGFGAYALFAGGPGSGGDTRAAATQQARAKSGPLSAAEVTTAADRFLTAWQQGEVGAASDATDDPEAAAALLTGYAKDARVEDVTLTAGARTGTEVPFSVKGTVAYEEITEPLAYDSRLTVVRRDGDGEPRVAWQPAVVHPDLKDGDKLVTGKTDTPPIRALDRDGDELTTKDYPSLGPVLDGLREKYGKTAGGEAGIELRVVRGEESRRAKAADKTVLEVSEGTPGTVQTTLDPAFQAAAEEQVAKKAKSSVVLMRPSTGEILAAANASRGFNTAFQGSLAPGSTMKVLTASLLIEKGLASIDEKHPCPKYSSYGGWKFQNLDKFEIKGGTFRDSFGASCNTAFISQASELKDDDLTRQAREVFGLSRNDWQIGVPSFDGSVPVQKDAPMAASLIGQGGVRMNPLNMASVSATVKAGEFHQPYLVSPAVDGRKPATASRTMSAGTVTQLRQLMSYTATSGTAAEAMAGVGGDKGAKTGSAEVDGQKKPNGWFTAYRGDLAAAAVVQAAGHGGSTAGPLVASLLKLGD, from the coding sequence GTGGGCAGCAGAAAGCGCGTCGCCGAGCGACGGAAGACCAACCCCGCCGTACTCGGCGGAGTGATCGCCGTCGTCGTCGGAGGTGCCGGATTCGGCGCCTACGCGCTGTTCGCGGGCGGGCCCGGCTCCGGGGGCGACACCCGGGCGGCCGCCACCCAGCAGGCCAGGGCCAAGAGCGGCCCGCTGTCCGCCGCCGAGGTCACCACCGCGGCCGACCGTTTCCTCACCGCCTGGCAGCAGGGAGAGGTCGGCGCGGCCTCCGACGCCACCGACGATCCGGAGGCGGCAGCCGCCCTGCTCACCGGCTACGCCAAGGACGCCCGCGTCGAGGACGTCACCCTCACCGCCGGCGCCCGCACCGGCACCGAGGTCCCGTTCTCCGTCAAGGGCACGGTGGCCTACGAGGAGATCACCGAGCCGCTGGCGTACGACAGCAGGCTGACCGTCGTACGCCGGGACGGGGACGGCGAACCGCGGGTCGCGTGGCAGCCCGCGGTCGTGCACCCCGACCTCAAGGACGGCGACAAGCTGGTCACCGGGAAGACCGACACGCCGCCGATCAGGGCGCTGGACCGGGACGGCGACGAGCTGACCACCAAGGACTACCCGTCCCTGGGCCCGGTCCTCGACGGGCTGCGCGAGAAGTACGGGAAAACGGCGGGCGGCGAGGCCGGCATCGAGCTGCGGGTCGTCCGCGGCGAGGAGTCCAGGAGGGCGAAGGCCGCCGACAAGACCGTGCTGGAGGTGAGCGAGGGCACCCCCGGGACGGTGCAGACCACGCTGGACCCGGCCTTCCAGGCGGCGGCCGAGGAGCAGGTGGCCAAGAAGGCCAAGTCGTCGGTGGTGCTGATGCGGCCGTCGACCGGCGAGATCCTCGCCGCCGCAAACGCCTCGCGCGGGTTCAACACCGCGTTCCAGGGTTCGCTGGCCCCGGGTTCGACGATGAAGGTGCTCACCGCCTCGCTGCTCATCGAGAAGGGCCTCGCGTCCATCGACGAGAAGCACCCGTGCCCGAAGTACTCCAGCTACGGCGGCTGGAAGTTCCAGAACCTCGACAAGTTCGAGATCAAGGGCGGCACGTTCCGCGACAGTTTCGGCGCCTCCTGCAACACCGCCTTCATCAGCCAGGCGTCCGAGCTGAAGGACGACGACCTGACCAGGCAGGCGCGGGAGGTCTTCGGGCTCTCGCGCAACGACTGGCAGATCGGTGTCCCGTCCTTCGACGGCTCGGTGCCGGTGCAGAAGGACGCCCCCATGGCGGCCTCCCTGATCGGGCAGGGCGGGGTCCGGATGAACCCGCTGAACATGGCGTCGGTGTCGGCGACCGTCAAGGCGGGCGAGTTCCATCAGCCGTACCTGGTGTCGCCGGCGGTGGACGGCCGGAAGCCGGCCACCGCCTCGCGCACCATGTCGGCCGGGACGGTGACGCAGCTGCGGCAGCTGATGTCCTACACGGCGACCAGCGGCACCGCGGCGGAGGCGATGGCCGGGGTCGGCGGCGACAAGGGCGCGAAGACCGGCTCGGCCGAGGTCGACGGGCAGAAGAAACCCAACGGCTGGTTCACCGCGTACCGCGGGGACCTCGCCGCGGCGGCTGTCGTACAGGCGGCCGGCCACGGCGGCTCGACGGCGGGCCCGCTCGTGGCGAGCCTGCTGAAGCTCGGCGACTGA
- a CDS encoding penicillin-binding transpeptidase domain-containing protein, producing the protein MGKGVKAAVVGGVFAVMVGGAGYGVHNIVSAVNGDGGDGGDGGSDAAVTKKSGPPDKGEVEKVSAAFFAAWEKGQATQAATHTDNAGGAAPLLAAYGEDAHIADVEITPGTVSGTTVPFRVKATVSYDGKSEPLAYSSELTVVRGQTTGRALVDWEPSVVHPELGDGDTLVTGEAAQPPIEAVDRDGTVLTEDDHPSLGPVLDTLREKYGDKAGGTPGIELTIRHAEGAAGEAGAADSTLVTLAKGEPGKLRTTLSAGVQAAAEKAVKEFAESSVVAVQPSTGEVLAVANHREDGFDAAFQGRVAPGSTMKIITAAMLIDNGVASMNGPAPCPPTATWQSQTFNNLTGMEPNEGATLANSFLRSCNTAFIKLIDEHPLTDASLTQEAQERFGLGRDDWATGVVSFDGSVPSVSGPDRAANAIGQGQVQMNPLNMASVTATAITGTFRQPHLVSPELDGRQLAQAKGLSADTASQLKQMMRLTATQGTAARAMAGLGGDIGAKTGSAEVDGNAISDSWFTGFRGDIAAAAMTQQGGHGGDAAGPIVAAVLRAGG; encoded by the coding sequence ATGGGCAAGGGGGTCAAGGCGGCCGTCGTCGGCGGTGTGTTCGCGGTGATGGTGGGTGGGGCCGGGTACGGGGTCCACAACATCGTGTCGGCGGTGAACGGCGACGGGGGCGACGGGGGCGACGGCGGTTCGGACGCGGCCGTGACGAAGAAGTCCGGGCCGCCGGACAAGGGGGAGGTCGAGAAGGTGAGCGCGGCGTTCTTCGCGGCCTGGGAGAAGGGTCAGGCGACGCAGGCGGCGACGCACACGGACAACGCCGGGGGCGCCGCCCCGCTGCTGGCGGCCTACGGCGAGGACGCCCACATAGCCGATGTCGAGATCACGCCCGGCACGGTCTCCGGCACCACCGTGCCGTTCCGCGTGAAGGCGACCGTCTCGTACGACGGGAAGTCCGAACCGCTCGCCTACAGCAGCGAGTTGACTGTGGTGCGCGGGCAGACCACCGGGCGGGCGCTGGTCGACTGGGAGCCGTCCGTCGTGCACCCTGAACTCGGGGACGGCGACACCCTGGTCACCGGGGAGGCCGCGCAGCCGCCGATCGAGGCCGTGGACCGGGACGGCACGGTACTGACGGAGGACGACCACCCCTCCCTCGGACCGGTCCTCGACACGCTGCGCGAGAAGTACGGCGACAAGGCGGGCGGCACCCCCGGCATCGAGCTGACGATCCGGCACGCCGAAGGCGCCGCCGGTGAGGCGGGTGCCGCCGACTCCACGCTGGTGACCCTCGCGAAGGGCGAGCCCGGCAAGCTGCGCACGACGCTCAGCGCGGGCGTGCAGGCCGCCGCCGAGAAGGCGGTGAAAGAGTTCGCCGAGTCGTCGGTGGTCGCCGTGCAGCCGAGCACCGGCGAGGTGCTGGCCGTGGCCAACCACCGCGAGGACGGGTTCGACGCGGCGTTCCAGGGCCGGGTCGCCCCCGGCTCCACCATGAAGATCATCACCGCGGCCATGCTCATCGACAACGGCGTGGCCTCGATGAACGGCCCGGCGCCCTGCCCGCCCACCGCGACCTGGCAGAGCCAGACCTTCAACAACCTCACCGGCATGGAGCCGAACGAGGGCGCCACCCTCGCCAACAGCTTCCTGCGTTCCTGCAACACGGCCTTCATCAAGCTCATCGACGAGCACCCGCTGACCGACGCCTCGCTCACCCAGGAGGCGCAGGAGCGGTTCGGGCTCGGCCGGGACGACTGGGCGACCGGCGTCGTCTCCTTCGACGGCAGCGTCCCCTCGGTCAGCGGCCCGGACCGCGCGGCGAACGCCATCGGCCAGGGCCAGGTGCAGATGAACCCGCTGAACATGGCGTCGGTGACGGCCACCGCCATCACCGGCACCTTCCGCCAGCCCCACCTCGTCTCCCCGGAGCTCGACGGCCGGCAACTGGCGCAGGCCAAGGGCCTGTCGGCCGACACCGCGAGTCAGTTGAAGCAGATGATGCGCCTGACGGCCACGCAGGGCACCGCCGCGCGGGCGATGGCCGGGCTCGGCGGCGACATCGGCGCGAAGACCGGCTCCGCCGAGGTCGACGGCAACGCCATCTCCGACAGCTGGTTCACCGGCTTCCGGGGCGACATCGCGGCGGCGGCCATGACCCAGCAGGGCGGCCACGGCGGCGACGCGGCCGGCCCGATTGTCGCAGCTGTGCTACGAGCGGGCGGCTGA
- a CDS encoding dolichyl-phosphate-mannose--protein mannosyltransferase, with translation MTSTASSTDTRQEQPPQDQQPLWQQRLSRFGYTARSGGDVRDRLVPPYTKPSGRMWTALGVPPALGERITRWSGWGGPLLVTLVAGVLRFWNLGSPRKVIFDETYYAKDAWALVHRGFEVNWDKNADSLVLSSGGDVSLPIEAAYVVHPPVGKYVIGLGELMFGFDPFGWRFMTALLGTLSVLMLCRIGRRLFRSTFLGCLAGALMAVDGLHFVMSRTALLDGVLMFFVLAAFGCLVVDRDRARERLAAALPVGTDGRTLPDAHVAGTARPGLRPWRLAAGLMMGLAFATKWNGLYIMAAFCVMSVLWDVGSRRTAGAHHPVRAVVRRDLGWAFLSTVPVALAAYVTSWTGWFLSADDGSGGYYRDWAVTDGKDSSWSWLFPDWWRSFWHYETQVYEFHVGLSSPHPYESNPWSWIVEGRPVSFFYESPAPGAEGCPADAAEKCASEVLALGTPLLWWVGCFALLYVLWRWFFRRDWRAGAIACGIAAGYLPWFFYQERTIFFFYSVVFLPFLCLAVAMLLGALVGPPRAGDTRRVAGATAAGVLTLLIVWNFIYFWPIHTGTPIPIEDWRARMWLDTWV, from the coding sequence GTGACGAGTACCGCGTCCTCCACGGACACCCGGCAGGAACAGCCGCCGCAGGACCAGCAACCGCTGTGGCAGCAGCGGCTGAGCCGTTTCGGTTACACGGCGAGGTCCGGGGGCGACGTCCGCGACCGCTTGGTCCCGCCGTACACGAAGCCGTCCGGCAGGATGTGGACGGCGCTCGGGGTACCGCCGGCGCTCGGCGAGAGGATCACCCGCTGGTCGGGCTGGGGCGGTCCGCTGCTGGTCACGCTGGTGGCGGGGGTGCTGCGCTTCTGGAACCTGGGCAGCCCCAGGAAGGTGATATTCGACGAGACGTACTACGCGAAGGACGCGTGGGCACTGGTCCACCGCGGCTTCGAGGTCAACTGGGACAAGAACGCCGACAGCCTGGTCCTCTCTTCCGGCGGGGACGTCTCCCTCCCGATCGAAGCGGCGTACGTGGTGCATCCGCCGGTCGGGAAGTACGTCATCGGGCTGGGCGAGCTGATGTTCGGGTTCGACCCGTTCGGCTGGCGGTTCATGACGGCGCTGCTCGGCACGCTGTCGGTGCTGATGCTGTGCCGGATCGGCCGGCGTCTGTTCCGTTCGACGTTCCTCGGGTGCCTGGCGGGCGCGCTGATGGCGGTGGACGGGCTGCACTTCGTGATGAGCCGCACCGCGCTGCTCGACGGGGTGCTGATGTTCTTCGTACTGGCGGCCTTCGGCTGCCTGGTCGTCGACCGGGACCGGGCGCGGGAGAGACTCGCGGCCGCGCTGCCCGTGGGCACCGACGGCAGGACCCTGCCGGACGCGCACGTCGCCGGGACCGCGCGACCGGGCCTGCGGCCGTGGCGGCTGGCGGCGGGGCTGATGATGGGCCTGGCGTTCGCCACGAAGTGGAACGGCCTGTACATCATGGCCGCGTTCTGTGTGATGTCGGTGCTGTGGGACGTCGGTTCCCGCCGGACCGCGGGCGCCCACCACCCGGTCCGGGCCGTCGTGCGGCGCGACCTGGGCTGGGCGTTCCTGTCCACGGTCCCCGTCGCCCTGGCCGCCTACGTCACGTCCTGGACCGGCTGGTTCCTCTCCGCCGACGACGGCAGCGGCGGCTACTACCGCGACTGGGCGGTGACCGACGGCAAGGACAGCTCCTGGTCGTGGCTGTTCCCCGACTGGTGGCGCAGCTTCTGGCACTACGAGACCCAGGTGTACGAGTTCCACGTCGGCCTGTCCTCGCCGCACCCCTACGAGTCCAACCCGTGGAGCTGGATCGTCGAGGGCCGCCCCGTCTCGTTCTTCTACGAGTCCCCGGCGCCCGGCGCGGAGGGCTGCCCGGCCGACGCGGCCGAGAAGTGCGCCAGCGAGGTGCTGGCCCTGGGCACGCCCCTGCTGTGGTGGGTGGGCTGCTTCGCGCTCCTCTACGTCCTGTGGCGCTGGTTCTTCCGCCGCGACTGGCGGGCGGGCGCCATCGCCTGCGGTATCGCGGCCGGCTATCTGCCCTGGTTCTTCTACCAGGAGCGCACGATCTTCTTCTTCTACTCCGTCGTCTTCCTCCCCTTCCTGTGCCTGGCGGTGGCGATGCTCCTGGGCGCGCTCGTCGGCCCGCCCCGGGCAGGCGACACCCGCCGCGTGGCAGGTGCCACGGCAGCGGGTGTCCTGACCCTCCTGATCGTCTGGAACTTCATCTACTTCTGGCCGATCCACACGGGCACACCGATCCCGATCGAGGACTGGCGGGCGCGGATGTGGCTGGACACGTGGGTCTGA
- the rsmI gene encoding 16S rRNA (cytidine(1402)-2'-O)-methyltransferase, with translation MTGILVLAGTPIGDVSDAPPRLAEELAGADVVAAEDTRRLRRLTQALGVTPKGRVLSYFEGNESARTPELVEELAGGARVLLVTDAGMPSVSDPGYRLVAAAVERDIKVTAVPGPSAVLTALALSGLPVDRFCFEGFLPRKAGERLGRLREVAGERRTLVYFESPHRLDATLAAMAEVFGTERRAAVCRELTKTYEEVRRGPLAELAAWAAEGVRGEITVVVEGAPDRGPEEVDAAELVRRVRVREEAGERRKEAIAAVAVEAGVPKREVFDAVVAAKRSAG, from the coding sequence GTGACCGGAATCCTCGTACTCGCAGGCACCCCCATCGGCGACGTCTCCGACGCCCCGCCCCGGCTCGCCGAGGAGCTGGCCGGCGCCGACGTCGTCGCCGCCGAGGACACCCGGCGGCTGCGGCGGCTGACCCAGGCACTCGGCGTCACCCCCAAGGGGCGGGTCCTCTCCTACTTCGAGGGCAACGAGTCCGCCCGTACGCCCGAACTGGTCGAGGAGCTGGCGGGCGGCGCCCGCGTGCTGCTCGTGACGGACGCCGGGATGCCGTCCGTGTCCGACCCCGGCTACCGGCTGGTCGCCGCCGCCGTCGAGCGGGACATCAAGGTCACCGCCGTGCCCGGACCGTCCGCCGTACTCACCGCGCTCGCCCTGTCGGGGCTGCCCGTGGACCGGTTCTGCTTCGAGGGGTTCCTGCCCCGCAAGGCAGGGGAACGGCTGGGGCGGCTGCGGGAGGTCGCCGGGGAGCGGCGCACCCTCGTCTACTTCGAGTCCCCGCACCGGCTCGACGCCACCCTCGCCGCGATGGCCGAGGTGTTCGGCACGGAACGCCGCGCCGCCGTCTGCCGTGAGCTGACCAAGACGTACGAGGAGGTCAGGCGCGGTCCCCTGGCCGAGCTGGCCGCATGGGCGGCCGAGGGCGTACGCGGCGAGATCACCGTCGTCGTCGAGGGCGCCCCGGACCGCGGGCCCGAGGAAGTGGACGCCGCCGAACTGGTGCGCCGGGTACGGGTGCGCGAGGAGGCGGGGGAGCGGCGCAAGGAGGCCATCGCGGCGGTCGCCGTGGAGGCGGGGGTGCCCAAGCGGGAGGTCTTCGACGCGGTGGTGGCGGCGAAGCGCTCCGCGGGGTGA
- a CDS encoding TatD family hydrolase: MPSKTSGASDRNAAPPLPEPLRVPVADSHTHLDMQSGTVEEGLAKAAAVGVTTVVQVGCDLAGSRWAADTAAAYESVHATVALHPNEAPRIVHGDPDGWSRQGAREPGGDAALDEALAEIDRLAALPRVKGVGETGLDYFRTGPEGKEAQERSFRAHIEIAKRHGKALVIHDRDAHADVLRVLKEEGAPERTVFHCYSGDAEMAEICARAGYFMSFAGNVTFKNAQNLRDALAVAPPELLLVETDAPFLTPVPYRGRPHAPYLVPVTVRAMAAVRGTDEDTLATALAANTARAFGYPQA, from the coding sequence ATGCCTTCGAAGACTTCCGGCGCCTCCGACCGGAACGCCGCCCCGCCGCTTCCGGAGCCGCTGCGGGTACCGGTCGCAGACTCGCACACCCACCTCGACATGCAGTCCGGCACGGTGGAGGAAGGGCTCGCCAAGGCCGCGGCGGTGGGTGTGACGACGGTGGTCCAGGTCGGCTGCGACCTCGCGGGCTCGCGCTGGGCCGCGGACACGGCCGCCGCGTACGAGAGCGTGCACGCGACCGTCGCCCTGCACCCGAACGAGGCTCCCCGCATCGTGCACGGAGACCCCGATGGCTGGTCCCGGCAGGGCGCGCGGGAGCCGGGCGGGGACGCGGCCCTGGACGAGGCACTCGCCGAGATCGACCGGCTGGCCGCGCTGCCCCGGGTCAAGGGCGTCGGCGAGACCGGACTCGACTACTTCCGCACCGGACCCGAAGGCAAGGAGGCGCAGGAGCGGTCCTTCCGGGCCCACATCGAGATCGCCAAGCGGCACGGCAAGGCCCTGGTCATCCACGACCGCGACGCCCACGCCGACGTACTACGCGTGCTCAAGGAGGAGGGCGCGCCGGAGCGCACCGTCTTCCACTGCTACTCGGGGGACGCGGAGATGGCGGAGATCTGCGCCCGCGCCGGGTACTTCATGTCGTTCGCCGGCAACGTCACCTTCAAGAACGCCCAGAACCTGCGCGACGCCCTCGCCGTCGCCCCGCCGGAGCTCCTCCTGGTGGAGACGGACGCCCCGTTCCTGACACCGGTGCCCTACCGCGGCCGGCCCCATGCCCCGTACCTGGTGCCCGTCACCGTGCGCGCCATGGCGGCCGTACGCGGCACGGACGAGGACACCCTCGCCACGGCCCTCGCGGCGAACACGGCACGGGCCTTCGGTTATCCACAGGCGTGA
- the rsmA gene encoding 16S rRNA (adenine(1518)-N(6)/adenine(1519)-N(6))-dimethyltransferase RsmA, with protein MTSPTPDALLGPADVRELAAALGVRPTKQRGQNFVIDANTVRRIVRTAEVRPDDVVVEVGPGLGSLTLALLEAADRVTAVEIDDVLAAALPATVAVRVPQRADRFALVHCDAMRVTELPGPAPTALVANLPYNVAVPVLLHMLETFPSIERTLVMVQAEVADRLAAPPGSKVYGVPSVKANWYAEVKRSGAIGRSVFWPAPNVDSGLVSLVRRDEPPRTTATRREVFAVVDAAFAQRRKTLRAALAGWAGSAAAAETVLVAAGVSPQARGESLTVEEFARIAEHKQSKEPEPSKEPVA; from the coding sequence GTGACGAGCCCCACCCCCGACGCCCTCCTGGGCCCCGCCGACGTCCGCGAACTCGCGGCCGCGCTCGGCGTACGGCCCACCAAGCAGCGCGGCCAGAACTTCGTGATCGACGCGAACACGGTCCGCCGTATCGTGCGTACCGCCGAGGTCCGCCCCGACGACGTGGTCGTCGAGGTCGGCCCGGGGCTCGGCTCGCTCACCCTGGCGCTGCTGGAGGCCGCCGACCGGGTCACCGCCGTCGAGATCGACGACGTCCTGGCCGCCGCGCTGCCCGCGACCGTCGCGGTCCGGGTGCCGCAGCGCGCCGACCGGTTCGCGCTGGTCCACTGCGACGCGATGCGGGTCACCGAGCTGCCGGGCCCCGCCCCGACCGCGCTGGTCGCCAACCTGCCCTACAACGTGGCCGTCCCGGTACTGCTGCACATGCTCGAGACCTTCCCGAGCATCGAGCGCACCCTCGTCATGGTCCAGGCCGAGGTCGCCGACCGGCTCGCCGCCCCGCCCGGCTCGAAGGTGTACGGCGTGCCCTCGGTCAAGGCCAACTGGTACGCCGAGGTCAAGCGGTCCGGTGCCATCGGGCGGAGCGTGTTCTGGCCGGCGCCCAACGTCGACAGCGGCCTGGTCTCCCTCGTCCGCCGCGACGAGCCGCCGAGGACCACCGCCACCCGGCGCGAGGTCTTCGCCGTCGTCGACGCGGCCTTCGCCCAGCGCCGCAAGACCCTGCGGGCGGCCCTCGCCGGATGGGCGGGCTCGGCCGCGGCGGCGGAGACCGTGCTGGTCGCCGCCGGGGTGTCGCCGCAGGCTCGCGGCGAGTCCCTGACCGTCGAGGAGTTCGCGCGCATCGCCGAGCACAAGCAGTCCAAGGAGCCCGAGCCGTCCAAGGAGCCCGTCGCGTGA
- a CDS encoding 4-(cytidine 5'-diphospho)-2-C-methyl-D-erythritol kinase: MSVTVRVPAKVNVQLAVGAARPDGFHDLANVFLAVGLHDEVTVTPSADGLRVTCEGPDAAEVPLDRTNLAARAALALAGRYGRDADVRLHITKDIPVAGGMAGGSADGAGALLACDALWGTGASRRELLDICVELGSDVPFALVGGAALGTGRGEKLTELEVGGTFHWVFAMARRGLSTPAVFREFDRLSEGRDVPEPVASQDLLDALAKGDPEALAAAVSNDLQPAALSLFPELADTLAAGRAAGALATLVSGSGPTTAFLARDAESAEAISDALGDSGTCRTVRTASGPVPGATVV; encoded by the coding sequence GTGAGCGTCACCGTCCGCGTGCCCGCCAAGGTCAACGTCCAGCTCGCGGTCGGCGCGGCCCGCCCCGACGGCTTCCACGACCTGGCCAACGTGTTCCTCGCGGTCGGCCTCCACGACGAGGTCACCGTCACGCCGTCCGCCGACGGCCTGCGCGTCACCTGCGAGGGGCCGGACGCCGCCGAGGTGCCCCTGGACCGTACGAACCTCGCCGCCCGCGCGGCCCTCGCGCTCGCCGGGCGCTACGGCCGGGACGCCGACGTGCGCCTCCACATCACCAAGGACATCCCCGTCGCCGGCGGCATGGCGGGCGGCAGCGCGGACGGCGCCGGCGCCCTGCTGGCCTGCGACGCGCTGTGGGGAACCGGCGCCTCACGGCGGGAACTGCTCGACATCTGCGTCGAGCTGGGCAGCGACGTGCCGTTCGCGCTGGTCGGCGGGGCGGCGCTGGGCACCGGGCGGGGCGAGAAGCTGACGGAGCTGGAGGTCGGCGGCACCTTCCACTGGGTCTTCGCGATGGCCCGGCGTGGGCTGTCCACCCCGGCGGTCTTCCGGGAGTTCGACCGGCTCTCCGAGGGCCGGGACGTCCCCGAGCCCGTGGCCTCGCAGGACCTGCTCGACGCCCTCGCCAAGGGCGATCCCGAGGCGCTCGCCGCCGCGGTCTCCAACGATCTCCAGCCCGCGGCGCTGTCGCTGTTCCCCGAGCTGGCCGACACCCTGGCGGCGGGACGTGCGGCAGGTGCGCTGGCCACGCTGGTCTCGGGCTCGGGGCCGACCACGGCCTTCCTCGCCCGGGACGCGGAGTCGGCGGAGGCGATCTCGGACGCGCTGGGCGACTCCGGCACCTGCCGCACGGTGCGCACGGCGTCGGGGCCGGTGCCGGGGGCGACGGTGGTGTGA
- a CDS encoding ABC-F family ATP-binding cassette domain-containing protein yields the protein MAVNLVNVENVSKVYGTRALLDGISLGVSEGDRIGVVGRNGDGKTTLIRMLAKLEEADTGRVTHSGGLRLGVLTQHDSLDPGATVRHEVIGDMADHEWAGNAKVRDVLTGLFGGLDLPGFPKGLDTVIGPLSGGERRRIALAKLLIDDQDLVVLDEPTNHLDVEGIAWLARHLRERRSALVCVTHDRWFLDQVCTRMWDVQRGDVYEYEGGYSDYVFARAERERIAATEEVKRQNLVRKELAWLRRGAPARTSKPRFRVEAANELIKDVPPPRDSSELMKFASSRLGKTVFDLEDVTVQAGPKVLIEHLTWQLGPGDRIGLVGVNGAGKTSLLRALTEAARSEGEIQPVAGRVHVGKTVKLAYLSQEVAELDPAWRVLQAVQAVRERVDLGKGREMTAGQLCETFGFNKDKQWTPVGDLSGGERRRLQLLRLLMDEPNVLLLDEPTNDLDIETLTQLEDVLDGWPGSMIVISHDRFFVERTTDRVFALLGDGALRMLPRGIDEYLERRRKMEETAATSAASSAKPAADAVPEKSAADARAAKKELQKIERQLDKVSEKEAKLHAAIAENATDFTRVAQLDAELREMAGQRDELELRWLELAEDA from the coding sequence ATGGCCGTCAATCTGGTCAATGTCGAGAACGTCAGCAAGGTGTACGGCACCCGTGCCCTCCTCGACGGCATCTCCCTGGGCGTCTCGGAGGGGGACCGCATCGGTGTCGTCGGGCGCAACGGCGACGGCAAGACCACCCTGATCCGGATGCTCGCCAAGCTGGAGGAGGCGGACACCGGGCGGGTCACGCACTCCGGCGGGCTGCGGCTCGGCGTGCTGACCCAGCACGACTCCCTCGACCCCGGGGCCACCGTCCGGCACGAGGTCATCGGCGATATGGCCGACCACGAGTGGGCGGGCAACGCCAAGGTCAGGGACGTCCTGACCGGCCTGTTCGGCGGGCTCGACCTGCCGGGGTTCCCCAAGGGCCTGGACACCGTCATCGGACCGCTCTCCGGTGGCGAGCGGCGCCGGATCGCGCTCGCCAAGCTTCTCATCGACGACCAGGACCTGGTCGTCCTCGACGAGCCCACCAACCACCTCGACGTGGAGGGCATCGCCTGGCTCGCCCGGCACCTGCGGGAGCGGCGCTCCGCCCTCGTCTGCGTCACCCACGACCGCTGGTTCCTCGACCAGGTCTGCACCCGCATGTGGGACGTGCAGCGCGGCGACGTGTACGAATACGAGGGCGGCTACTCCGACTACGTCTTCGCCCGCGCGGAGCGGGAGCGCATCGCCGCCACCGAGGAGGTCAAGCGGCAGAACCTGGTCCGCAAGGAGCTGGCCTGGCTGCGCCGCGGGGCACCCGCGCGGACGTCCAAGCCGCGCTTCCGCGTCGAGGCCGCCAACGAGCTGATCAAGGACGTCCCGCCGCCCCGGGACAGCAGTGAGCTGATGAAGTTCGCCTCCTCCCGGCTCGGCAAGACGGTCTTCGACCTGGAGGACGTCACCGTCCAGGCCGGGCCCAAGGTGCTGATCGAGCACCTCACCTGGCAGCTCGGCCCCGGTGACCGGATCGGCCTGGTCGGCGTCAACGGCGCGGGGAAGACGTCCCTGCTGCGGGCGCTGACCGAGGCCGCCCGCAGTGAGGGCGAGATCCAGCCTGTGGCGGGGCGGGTCCACGTCGGCAAGACGGTCAAGCTCGCCTACCTCTCCCAGGAGGTCGCCGAGCTCGACCCCGCCTGGCGGGTGCTCCAGGCCGTGCAGGCGGTCCGGGAGCGCGTCGACCTGGGCAAGGGGCGTGAGATGACCGCCGGGCAGCTGTGCGAGACGTTCGGCTTCAACAAGGACAAGCAGTGGACGCCCGTGGGCGACCTGTCCGGCGGTGAGCGGCGGCGGCTCCAACTGCTGCGGCTGCTCATGGACGAACCCAACGTCCTCCTCCTCGACGAACCCACCAACGACCTCGACATCGAGACCCTCACCCAGCTCGAGGACGTCCTCGACGGCTGGCCCGGCTCGATGATCGTGATCTCCCACGACCGGTTCTTCGTCGAGCGCACCACCGACCGGGTGTTCGCCCTGCTCGGCGACGGCGCCCTGCGGATGCTGCCCCGCGGTATCGACGAGTACCTGGAGCGGCGCAGGAAGATGGAGGAGACGGCCGCCACCTCCGCCGCCTCGTCGGCGAAGCCGGCCGCGGACGCCGTTCCCGAGAAGAGCGCCGCCGACGCGCGCGCCGCCAAGAAGGAACTGCAGAAGATCGAACGACAGCTCGACAAGGTCTCCGAGAAGGAGGCCAAGCTGCACGCCGCGATCGCCGAGAACGCCACGGACTTCACCAGGGTGGCCCAACTCGACGCCGAACTGCGGGAGATGGCGGGGCAGCGGGACGAGCTCGAACTGAGGTGGCTGGAACTCGCCGAGGACGCCTGA